The nucleotide sequence tccatcaataccaaacttaaggtcccctgaccccccagacccgagctataagggtccaaaaaaaatttcttaaaatggccataactccggttctaattgtcagaatttaaaaagtgagggctttttggaaagctctcgtgaaatgccacttccccttctaacatcgcaagttcataaaaccaccgctaggggcgctattattaaaaagaaaatttttaaatcttataagttaaataactcaaaaattccattgtgcatcgggctgaaattttagtatgttgtagccgttgattatacctatcaaacaaaaaaaaccttaagtcgatccataacccctgacccgagctataaggggtcaaagttcgaacattgaccggcctctatctccggttctaattaacatatcgacctaaattttaccttttgggtttcgtctcgatgagcactttcagatggaagttcaaaaagtcaccacaggtggcgctgtgatagcgtcaaaattcatcgaaattcaaagtcacttttctcaaaaacggcattgtgcaagttaatgaaattttagtatgttgtagtccagtctaggacgtttccaaaatggtgcgtatgcgctctgtggtttcaatagaaccggagatatgaggggtcaaagttcacaaaattcaaaaaatcatatctccggttctatgtgaccgattttgatgaatgagggcttaaacgaaagatctcaccaaatgctacaactttctagaacatttgaactttgtgggaccaacaccaggggcgccacagtcgaaaaaccaatttcaatatcacataacctcaattatctcgactgtcgctgaaccgattttgatgattacttcgacataattgtagaggacatttgtctctacatttcgtccatacatcattttccgctcagactacgctatcacttcggttttgccgtttaagtgtgaaaaaattgatttttctcataataacgctttgaaatcactcagatgccaatttgactgcctctactccaccaagacacttaaaatagggttttaaatggaaagtcccacaaaatacaacaattccttgatatagttgaagttcaacaaatgactacttggggaactctggatgaaaaaacgagttaagaaacaaaaaacctcgcttatcttggcttctgagtaatcgatgagatcatgttctataggaaaattatagagtacattctggtctacatttcacccatatatcacttttctgtcactccatccaaatctttgatattttggtttaaatacaaaatttgtataatttcacgaatttgattcaagataactgaatggcgtttcccaacttcagctctaaatcgaatttgcatgcactccgagttagctcacgttaagaatctcacctacataagccggttaggattatctgtcccttttgtaaaattgttcgtaaatgtttgtgaatttctattggggacccacaaaaaagtttatGGGGTAAAAgcatattttgttcttttacaaacatttgatcgtagatttttgtttgtatagcaaatatttacgaacaaatgacagaaatttacgaacattttttgtgtgtttacgaacatttacgaacaaatgtttgtaaaagtacaaaaaatgctcgtaaaatgatcattttttgGAGAAAGTGCAAACTTCtacgaatttgtttgtgggttatatgattttcGAGTATTTCATTAATCCCCAATAGGATTTTTACtaacaattttacattttttttcttcccaaAGTCAAAGTAACATGCTATTTCTGGGATATGTTTCAATGACCTTTTGACGCGTGGAATAATTCTGATCTTCTAATAGAACATTGTTTCTTAATGATTTTCTTACCTGACGTATACAATTAGTTGTAAATTTATCGATATCCTTTAACACGTAAAAGAATTTGAATATATTAACAAATTCGATCATGTGAATAGTATTTAGGGACAGTGTTAAGAGAAGGAAAGAATgagtttcttgaaattttctgcatatgtttttacatatttctagtgcttaaattaattagaaacttttttagagttttttttaagtgcATATTTTACGATGAAATATTGACTTTAACACGTTGTAaaggatattaaaaaaaatccaaacacCATTTAAGTTCAtctagaagagaatttaatactGCAGCCTTTATTTATGTAATTCCTTTTATaagttttgttttcttaatcttAACCGCCAATTCGAAGGAATTGTcaaaatgagaagtggagaaaacaCGCTTCAAATTTTTGGATGTTCTCCCGAACGCTTGCAAATCTGCTTGGCGCTCCTTCGCTTTCATCTCTGTATCTTcggaaataattcaaattagtttctgaaattttttatcGTATATTCTTAGATGGTTTATTTACcgattaaaacaataaaataaatatagaccacttttgaatttttagttcAGGCTTTAATATTGGATAAGACAGGCAAATAGTTCACTAGCTTTTGAAAATCGAACGAAATTGAtcgttatttaggatttcggatctatcaggaactgggctaaacctccagtctgaaacccAAATCCGTCTTAGATTCAGAGGGATAACTTAGATGCGAGTGACTTCGAATCCCCACCCTTTGTAAGCTTCTCTTTGATTCAAGCACTTAAGAATGGTATTTAGGCCATCCTTAAGccctagaattaaagaaaagcttaagaTCAGGGGTATAATCACAGCATAACCATTGGAAAGATTAGCATAATcatccaatgtgcaagtatacacaaaaaccctcaacatttgattttttagggtaagtgtgccaaattccggccaccttttttgttcctcgaatttccatgaatttttagtttttacatactctagagattatacaatgcaaaagaataacaaaaaatgtagcttagaCAAACGAgctgacgtgaaaaaggcattggaagaattcctgaagggcaaggaactatgagaatgaaggtggccgaaatagggcaccaaagctaagtacatttttattcattttaaaatgtattaagaatgattttagagtaaataaagacgataaactgtctacaaggctctaagcaacactccttaagatgaaggaataaaaaaaatcaatttctattaaagatattacatttcaaacttgagactttggcgcttgcatgaaactatgccgaaatttggcacacttactctacatatttcgtatgatattttgtcattaatattacTATGTCcacctttccaaaagtttttgtccaactttccaaaattttgtccatcttttcaaaatgtgttattttttaatttgatggaatattccaattaattggttgaaatatctattaaaaactgataagattctgttagaatattatgtatatccttcgattttcactacggacttaataatatttcacaaattatgtaaaaaaatcaaacaaaacactttgatattttgctaggaacttccataagaaacagagaaaatgaaaagtaacgtgtcaaagttatgaatatcacgcatgaaatacatttttaaattcttcttgcaagtcactcttcgattgtttaataacgacttttgtatttttaacttctcaaataatcttaaaattaggtttaatcctttaaggacgattggaacaccagtgtcccataaagaaaataatttttcctgactacctaaagttatttttttcttatgtctgtacataattgtaaagttgaaggttgaaggaatctagaatattttttgcaagtctctagctatttgctatgtagtaaatatttaagctcaaaaatggcgaatttttaaattctcaaattcataattaattttatttattttttatatttctaattttttttaagcaaaacccttttgacaataaaaactacaatactgatacgtaatatttttcattaaagcgaaaaatattatttattggtattgtcagaaaaattacttaaatttttgggctatttttgtccctatcgttcatagaagcacaaaatacaccgaatcagattctgttggactttccaaggttagatgtaagacttatcattgattatgtttctcattttctatttttattgtttttctattttctattgttgattttcagtgcataaaaagtgtctcgtcgtttaagtgttaataatctttttatcgaagattgaaatatttaattgatttattatcaagtttttagggaggtgtctcacattccgcACTGATtcgtccaactttccaaactgtctcgctttttAGACTTTTTACCCTAATGTAGTTACAGGGATCTAAAGATCGCAGGTGGAAATTGcacaattattatattataggTAACTGTTaactagtgattccaaataccCGGGTATTTTGAAGTTGCCGGGTACCCGGTTCCCCTGAGATCCGTACCCGGGTACCCGGGTAGGAACCGGTTCCAActatgaattttcgaaaatatttttaactgtgAAAAAATAAGTCTTTTAGTGTTTGAGGGCATAAAGGGGGGGTTCAGGCAATCTCTTTCTTGTAGAGAATTGTAGTTTATATGCCAAACTAACTTAAAATCTAATAAATaggtatagaaaattttcaattgagattTGTATTGattacacaagaaaaaaatggcaTATAAATTATAGAGTACCATTAAAATAGTGACATCTTTTTATGGCtggataattatttttttttaagttttccgaCTACAAAAGACCAAATAATAAGATTTTGTTGCAGAATAGAaattaattgaagaaaataaattcaatcagtatcatgtttttattttattttactttattattattataataatgttTAAGTACTGAAAGCGCATTCAGCACTTCATCGCTCATTCTGTTCCGAATTTTGGTACAAAATTTGGATGAAGTGCTGAATGCCCTTTCTGATTCAACACTAGTCGGGGGGACTGTAAGAAGTGCTTGATACAGCCCTTCTAATAATTTCCCCCGACGTCCCTCctttttgaaaatgtaaatttcttcctttattttttttccaaaggaatttcttttttcttctctctgCAAACTTTTTCGCGAAATTTGATTCATATTGAAGTAAAGAAGTCTCAACAAATTCGATTACAGAAATTGATGATAAGATGGTTATATTTTCCACACAgaaatatcatttaattttatttaattttttgtgatcagtgtatgtattaaaatatattaaaagttTATTATAAAATTGGATAGCAAAATGCTGAAAACTACACAGTAATAATTCCTGGATAAGCTGGAagtacactgctggcaataatcatagctctactttttcatactggaaaaactttgaaaaaaatttttttttagaaaaaaataaaaaaatcatttgaaggtattttcataccgatatgaaaaattgccaatcgaatttcataccgttagaactgtgaatATTgtaatagaatctttatcaaaatggcgattttcgggtggcaataattatagctccactcaataaatttggctccagggtatttattttcaatcagtgaaggtaaatatcttttagtaattaaattaataactaGATTaacctaattagaatcatttttataaagtttttcatgaattttgctgaaattttgtaaggaaaatgtgcaatgaacaaaaataagggattagttaaggtcttgaaagggatggaaattgacaaccaaaaaatttccataaaaatgacaagatcctatcacctttcatccgaatttgtccatatagccgacatatatgcattttaaaccactcccccagggctaaaaatcttcttttgttagaggcaaaagtgtgcaaatttccgtgttacagtcgaaaaaatcaagtgttctaccgaaatttgatgtaaaacaatgctgactgcttagtctcatcatgtcttGTTGATTCTGCCCCAAACCAGAATTCTAAGTaactaaggtggtcttcagaatactgaaataaaaaattatcaaaaagaagcttattgcagtttgatgaatagaaagTGTTTTTcgtcatttaagtggtttaaaattattttttcagacagaaaacaagttcagacaagacctatcaatttttttatttaaaaaaataattttgtaccacTTAAATGACGAAAAACActttctattcatcaaactgcaataagcttctttttgataattttttatttcagtattctgaagaccaccttagttACTTAGAATTCTGGTTTGGGGCAGAATCAATaagacatgatgagactaagcagtcagcattgttttacatcaaatttcggtagaacacttgtttttttcgactgtaacacggaaatttgcacacttttgcctctaacaaaagaagatttttagccctgggagtggtttaaaatgcatatacactaacggccaaaacattaagcttaaatacacgtgatttggactgggaaaacgctgtaatatccagttctattgactgaaatagtttcatatataaacctaagaacagttttaaacaagatttgagaaaatacatgagctacaaaatttataatttgaggatcagtcaaaaattagctttttggaaaaaatgcaaaagtagccccacattgtaaaactgatctaatcttttaataatcatttaatataagctaaatactattagtaaatattattaagagtcagaaaaactgaaaataataccgagggaatatttttggtacggattgtggtcggtttccggtgtgatgtgttctgaaaggggtttcttctttgaatattgaaatcttCAGCCcatattctactttttcataatttaataattattgccacccgaaaatcgccattatgataaagattctattacAATattcacagttctaacggtatgaaattcgattggcaatttttcatatcggtatgaaaataccttcaaatgatttttttatttttttctaaaaaaaaatttttttcaaagtttttccagtatgaaaaagtagagctatgattattgccagtaGTGTACTtccaatataaattgaaaattcctaGGGTTTCTTTTGGaacattcaatttaatttttctaaaaaaaaaacggttccaGAATCGCTTCCAGAACCGGTTCCAGAACCGGTTCCATGGCTAGGAACCGGTTCCAATACCCGTGGAAAAATCTGGCGGGTACCCGGGTCGGGTACCCGGTTCTGGAATCACTACTGTTAACCTGTGGACAGTCCCCTGATCCGCTAAAAAAGAGATGGtatccttaagaaaaaaatgttagtaaaagCGCTTACAAGAGTTATTAGATCATTAGCCAAGttatttgagaagtttttcGCTTCTTCATGCATATTTTCAACCAATTTCTTTTAagaacaatttttatcaaaagacTGAAGTTATGATTCTTTCGAAAATATCTTaagtgattctttttttttcagagcacataagatttttttagtcaaaatactaaaattccaTTTAACTGTTCTTTCAGACACTTCCCACCTCAGCTCCGGGAATGCTTTGCTACCTTTCGTGAGCGTCTGGAGATGCTAAATCGTGAAGATATGGCAGACAATCTCATCAGTGCGTCAATTTTCCTGCGCTTCCTGTGTCCAGCAATTCTATCGCCAAGTCTCTTTAACATTACCAATGAGCTGCCATCGGCACGAGCAACGAGGAATCTCACACTTGTGGCCAAAACCCTTCAGACTCTGGCTAATTTCACACGGTTCCAGGCCAAAGAAGGCTTCATggaattcctcaatgatttccTTGAGCAGGAGGCGACCCGTATGAAAGAGTTTCTGCATCTCATCTCCACACGAACTGATCAACCTGCCCAGGAAACCATCCTCGATTGGACAGGATATATTGATCAGGGAAAGCAATTGTCCATTCTGTATACTTTGCTGTCTGAGAGTATTGCTAAGTTGTCGAGTGCTAGGCAACAGGAATTGCATCATTTGATGCTGATAATGGAGAAAATCACGAAAGCTAAGGAAGTGACGGTATTTGCACAGCAACCTGGAGGGAATCAGGAGAATTTGGGCAATGTGCAGAATGTTCAGTGCAAGACAAATGATAGGGGTATCATTCGGGGTGTTCTTACACCGAATTCTCTGGAGAAGAATATTTTCCGGTACAATGATCCTACGTGTTCACCTTTCTTGAATAGCCCACATCAATCCAATGGACTTCAACACTCCCAATCGACTTCTAGTATCTCCTCGGCTCCGGTCCTGCATCAAAGTGTTGTCATTCCAGCTTCAATACAACACCACATTGCCAATTCGACCGATCGTCTGcatcagcagcagcagcaacaagCAAATTCCCCTGCACGATCACACAAAGCTCCAGCTGCTCCGACAGCCTTCTACTATGCACCCAAAGTTATTGGAGGACAGCAGAAGGACACCAAAGACTTTATCAGTAGCAGTTTCAGGGCCAATACATTGCCCAGGAACAATATTATCATCAATACCAATGGGAATCATCAAAATGTAAGTACATGAGCTCcccattgcaaaaaaaatgtatttttttgtttttctttaaagaaCTTAGGACATGATTTTATATTACGAAAAAAATGCTTTACAGAATTCAATCTTAAAGACAAAAAGAACAATTTATTGAGATTAAGTACACCCGTACTTGATgctctcgctctctctctctgATACCCATTCACGAGGGCACGAGATGCACTTTCACTTGCCACTATTGCACAAGTCTGTGTTGCATTCAGTGCAGGATTGACGATCATTCTTGGCCACATATTTGCAATCGCCCAGAACGGCGCATCTTCTCACGACAATCAGACGATTGCTGTCTGCAAAGTCAAGAATAACATGACTGTTTTATTCCCCTTTAATTCCCTTATTCATTCTAACATTTACTGCAATTGCTCAGCAGAAAGATTAACTTTCACGATCTCATGCCCTTTTAGTcaaatctcttttatttttccacTACAAAAAGTcccgaaaaaatcaaaaatacgcATAAAATTCGTgtttttccactaaaatttttaaagtagaATTTTCTATCGAGAACTTTTACTCGTTTTCCGCATTTTCCCATCCCACAATTTTCATCTCGTGGAAAGTCTATGAAGCCAACAACGaacaatttgtttattttcattcacggaaggtgtctatttttgtctTAATTTCCGTTAGAAGACTTCGACTCAACGAATGATTTTTCACTCTTCAGAaatgcaaacattttttttaaattcacacTTTCCCTCTAAGTCCTACCGTCTCCCAATTGAATTTTACCTGATATAGAAACAATCCGGACACATCGAAGGGTGATGGGATTGATGCCATAAATGAAATCCGTAC is from Phlebotomus papatasi isolate M1 chromosome 1, Ppap_2.1, whole genome shotgun sequence and encodes:
- the LOC129810354 gene encoding uncharacterized protein LOC129810354, translated to MRLILFIVSLWLTLALTSGLQCYMCSSHYDSDCIEERNTTKILTCTDFIYGINPITLRCVRIVSISDSNRLIVVRRCAVLGDCKYVAKNDRQSCTECNTDLCNSGK